The following is a genomic window from Leptospira selangorensis.
GGAAACTACACGAAGACCGATTCTGGTCTCAGGATTTGCTCCTGCGTATCCGTCGAATACGTAGAGTTTTTTTCCGCTAAGATAGTTTACACATTTTTGATAAAGCTCTTCGAAAACTGCTTCGGAAGCTTTAAAGTTAATATGAGACCACCAGATATTCTTGTTAGAAGAAGGTTCGTCTACGAAGTATTTATCTTTTGGAGAACGTCCGGTGAAAATACCGGTATCCACCATCATGGTTCCGTTAGAAGAAAGAACGGTTTCCCCGTTATTCTTTTCGTGTTCGAAAATTTCGTCGTATGAAAGGTTATGGAAGACTTCGGAGGGCTCTATACCGAGCTCCTTCAGTCCCTTCACTTGCGCTTGGGCCTGCATTTGGCTCTCCTTATTGAGATCGTATTTCAATTTTTTTTCGGGTTAGGATACCGTCAATTCGGAACCGGGTCGAATTTGAAGGCAATTCCTAATCCGACCCGTATTCTGTCTCTTTAGAGGGGGTTATTGTTGCTGTTGCTGCTGATCTTGGAAGTCTTTGCGATTTCCGAAATCATCTCCCCTACCCTCGTTTTTATCGCCTCTGTCCTGGTAATTGCCACGGTTCTGGTTTTTATTCTGGTAATCTTTACGATTGCCTCTTTCCTCGTTTCCTCGGTCACCACGATCGTATCTATTTCCACGATCTTCTCCGCGTTCTCCGCCTTTACCACCTCTGTTTTCTTTTTCAGGGGCGCGTTCACCTTTATCAAAACCGCTGTTTCCATTAGCTTTGGTGAATATCATTTTTCCGGCAGCAGTTTGAATGATAGAAGTAACAGTAACTTTCACTTCTTTTCCGACTAGATGTCCGCCGTTCTCTATCACTACCATGGTCCCGTCTTCTAGATAGCCGATACCTTGGTTTTCGTCTTTTCCTTCTTTGATGACTTGGATAGCCAATTCTTCACCGGGAAGAACTACAGGTTTTAATGCGTTAGCCAAGGTGTTCAGGTTAAGAACTTTTACTCCTTGGAGTTCTGCTACTTTGTTTAAGTTAAAATCGTTGGTTACGATCTTTCCACCGGTGTCGCGAGCTAGTTTGATCAACTTAGCATCCACTTCCCTAGTGTCGGAATAATCTTTGTAAGTGATCTTAACTTCGATGGAACCTTTTCTTTGGAGTTTGTTCAACATCTCCAAACCGCGGCGTCCTCTTGCTCTTTTGATCGGGTCAGAAGAATCGCTGATCAACTGGATCTCTCTTAACACGAAGTTAGGAAGAATAAGAGGTCCATCGATAAAATGTGTATCAGCAATATCCAATATTCTTCCATCGATAACAACGGAAGTATCCAGAATTTTGTCTCTGACTTCGTCTTTACCGATAGAAGCTACTCCGAATGGATCGACGAGAGAAGTATGTCCTCCCCCACCTCCTCCGAATACGGAAAGGCCAGGTTCTTTTGCAAAAGACTTACCTGCTCTAGCTCCGAAAAGACCTAGGATCAGATACAATGCAAGATTCAATTCCTCAAAACGAATAATCGTTCCGATAAACCATGCTAGGGCGAATCCTAATAACGCACCCACACCAACACAAAAAATAACGTCACCGCGAAGTTTTGGAAATAGTTTAGTTTCACCGAACAAAAGTACGAGAGAAATTACGAGTACAAGCCCTGCACTAGAGCCTGAAAATACAAACTCTTGAGTTTGTTTTTGCGTTACAAAGAACGACACTAAGGAGAGTAGGACGGCCGTTAGACCTTTATAAAAATACGCCATAACTCAAATCCTTTTAAATAAGATTCGAGTTTTATCGGAAACTATTCTTCGTCTATGTCGACTGCTGCTACGGGAACTCTTTCTCCCGGAGCAAATGTACTAGCTAAAACATCTGACACAAGGTTCCCAGCTTCTTCTTGGGAAACTCCTTTGCTTAGGGCGACTTCCATCTTCACTAGATTGTACGCACTTTCGTACAATTTACGTTCCATGATGGACAGTTCTTTACCGTTTGCCCTGCGGAATAAATTCCTGCACACATCCGCCACTTCGAAAATCGATCCGGACTTTATTTTGTTCAGGTTGTTTTGGTACCTGATCTTCCAGTCCTCTTCAGTATCGACCTCGTCTTTCTTGAGTAGATTGATAACTTTTTTGATATCCTTCTTGTCGATAATCGGTCGAATTCCGACCTGTTTTGCTTTATCGACCGGGATCATCACCTTCATCTTGCTACCCTGGATTTCCATTACGTAGCACTCTTTTTTCTTTCCCAGGATAACCTTTTTGGAGATTTCGGTGATTTCACCTACCCCGTGGATCGGATATACGACGTAATCGCCTACGCCATGATCGTAGCCAGATTGTTTCTTTTTGCCAGCCAATTAGTATTAAGACTTCCGTTAAAACTCTGCCCAAAAATATAGCAAATTTTGAGGCAAAGTCAAGGAAAAAATGAGGAATCGTTCTAGACTGAATATAGTTCGAAAATTCAGATCAAAATTGAAGTTTGTGAATGGAAGTTTTGTGAAAAATCGGATCGTTCAGAGGACGAATTGATTCCAAAGCCTTGGTAGCTTCTTCTTTTCCGTAAAAATATCCTAGGAATAATTCTCCGTCTTTGGATCGGAAAAATCTTCCTTGGAACTCAGGTTTTGCTCTTAGCAATTTTTTTCCAATTTCCATCGCTTCAACAGAATCTTCGGTCGGGATCGATAGGAAATAATTTTCCTTATCCGATCTGGCCGGAAATTTAAGCCCAGGATTCTTATTGGAATTAACGGAAGAAGAAGTTTCAGCGGAACTTTCGCTCGCATTCGAACTTACCGCTTCGGAAGAAGAATTTTCTCTCTCTTCTACGGATTGTTCCGTTCTTACATTTTTTCCGGCATTATAAAAAGACTGGGTTTCATTTTGAGCAAACGCCTGCTCCTTCTGATCCAATCTAAGACCGACTACTACCCCGCCAGTAAAAAGAGAAATCGCTCCTACCAAAACCAGAAAGATAGATCTGGAACTTGGGAAAGAACGGATCGGAGAATTTCCTCCCCTCACGTGCTGGATTGTTTGCACGGTCGGAAAAGATTCTCCCTGACGTGGGGAGGAACCTCTGGTTCCGGATTGTCTCAGTCTTCTGGAATAATCTATATTTTGCATTTGCGTCCGGGAAAACTCGTCTCTTCTCAAATATCGGCAGGATTCGCCGATTCTTCGCTGTTTTTTTTAAGCTTCACTTTGGGGCAGAAAATAAAAAAGCCGGTGCAGAAGCCCCGGCTTTTTAGAAGCAAACCTTTCGGTCGCTTATTTGTAATGAACTTATCCTACCAAATAAAGAAGAGGGAAGAGATAAATCCAGATCAAGTCTACCACGTGCCAGAATAAACCCACACCTTCTACAGGAGTGAAATATTCAGGACCAACTTGGTTTTTGATCACTTTTAGAAGCACCCAGAAGATCAAAAATGCACCGGCAAGAACGTGCAAACCGTGAATACCGGACATTACGAAATAGAATCCGAAGAACAAAGGCCAGTTTTTGGTTTTTTCCAAAAGAGTCAGGTGTTCGTATTCAGTTTCGTCCAGATGAAGTTTGTGTTCTCTTTCTACTACACTAAGCTTATTAGCTTCTGCAAGTAGAGCGCCAACTTTAGTTACCTTCTCACCGGAAGCGCTTAACTCTTCAGTGTAAGCGTATTTTCCTGGAACTGTACCTACGTGGAACTTGTGAGTATATTCGAAAAACTTTACGACCATGAAGATCGCAGCACAAGCGATAGTCACTGCAAGAGCGATGATCGCTTTGTTTCTAAGACCTCTTTGCACATAGTTAATCCCAAGCGCCATAGTGAAGGAGCTAAATAGAAGGACCACTGTGTTCAAAGCTCCCAAAACAACGGAAAGTTGCTTACTTCCCGCATGGAAAACTTGAGGGTATAGAGAATGGTAGATGGAATATCCTACGAATAATCCACCGAACATTAGAATTTCTGTAACAAGGAATAACCAGATCCCTTGTTTAGAAGATTCG
Proteins encoded in this region:
- a CDS encoding PIN/TRAM domain-containing protein codes for the protein MAYFYKGLTAVLLSLVSFFVTQKQTQEFVFSGSSAGLVLVISLVLLFGETKLFPKLRGDVIFCVGVGALLGFALAWFIGTIIRFEELNLALYLILGLFGARAGKSFAKEPGLSVFGGGGGGHTSLVDPFGVASIGKDEVRDKILDTSVVIDGRILDIADTHFIDGPLILPNFVLREIQLISDSSDPIKRARGRRGLEMLNKLQRKGSIEVKITYKDYSDTREVDAKLIKLARDTGGKIVTNDFNLNKVAELQGVKVLNLNTLANALKPVVLPGEELAIQVIKEGKDENQGIGYLEDGTMVVIENGGHLVGKEVKVTVTSIIQTAAGKMIFTKANGNSGFDKGERAPEKENRGGKGGERGEDRGNRYDRGDRGNEERGNRKDYQNKNQNRGNYQDRGDKNEGRGDDFGNRKDFQDQQQQQQ
- a CDS encoding CarD family transcriptional regulator, encoding MAGKKKQSGYDHGVGDYVVYPIHGVGEITEISKKVILGKKKECYVMEIQGSKMKVMIPVDKAKQVGIRPIIDKKDIKKVINLLKKDEVDTEEDWKIRYQNNLNKIKSGSIFEVADVCRNLFRRANGKELSIMERKLYESAYNLVKMEVALSKGVSQEEAGNLVSDVLASTFAPGERVPVAAVDIDEE
- a CDS encoding cytochrome c oxidase subunit 3 family protein; protein product: MSTANHTGGFHHAHHFDSAEHQYESSKQGIWLFLVTEILMFGGLFVGYSIYHSLYPQVFHAGSKQLSVVLGALNTVVLLFSSFTMALGINYVQRGLRNKAIIALAVTIACAAIFMVVKFFEYTHKFHVGTVPGKYAYTEELSASGEKVTKVGALLAEANKLSVVEREHKLHLDETEYEHLTLLEKTKNWPLFFGFYFVMSGIHGLHVLAGAFLIFWVLLKVIKNQVGPEYFTPVEGVGLFWHVVDLIWIYLFPLLYLVG